The genomic segment ATATCTTCTTTTTTAAAGATAAATTTTTAAAGTTCCCCATTAATCTACTCCCCCTAATGATATGCTTTATTAATAAAAATAACCCTAATTAATACACCCATCTGATGGTATGACCATCAGTTCCAAAAAACAACAAATAACAGTTATAATTTTCTGCCTTTTTAACTATATTGTTGATATTTATCCTGATTCCTCTTTTTATGTTAAAATTAAATTAAATTTACCCTTTATTTTATAAATCAAATGATATTTAAGTACTTTAACGCATTTTTCTATACTAATGGTGTGCTTAACCAACCTATAATTTTAGCTAAATTAATCTTTCGCTGTAAAAACATTTTTTTAACTACTCGATTATTAAGTGCCTTAACTAATTTATCATATTGATTATTAGACATTTTAGCAAATAATTTCCTTAATTTAAGTGATACTTTATAATCTTTTTTAAGTTTATCAGTTAACTGATTATAATCTTTACCTTCAGTAATTGCTTGAGATACTAAAATTCCACTCTCTATGGAACTAAATTGGCCAAATCCTAAAAACGGCATAACAAATCCTCCTGCATGACCGATTAAATAAGTATTATCAAATTGTTGGGTTTTAGTTTGACCAATTTCGTAATGATCTACTTGAAAAGTATCTTTAATTCTAAATTCAAAATCAAGTTGATCTAAAAAATTTGACCATAGATGTTTGGAATCAACAATATCATGGGGAGTAGCAATAGCTATAGAAGCTAATTTATGTCCAAAGGGCAACAAATAAGCATAACCCTGGGGGGCAAGATTATGGTTAAGCCACATTTTAACTGTAGTTGGATTAAATTTACCTTCAATTGTAGCTCCAATAATTTTAACTGAGACATCTGTTTGTTGCCATTGATCAATCTTTTTTATTGTTCGAGGATCACCAGTAGCAATAATAACTTCATCAAATTCTCGTTTTAATTTTTGATAATCAGGCTTGTTATTATAATTAATCGGTGAATCAACTAACTTAGCTAACTGATTTTCTAAAGAACGTTCATGATTGCCGCGAATAGTAATATAACCAATATCACCAACAATAGTAGCTTTATTAGTTGGGCCATAGAATATTATTTTACGAATAGGAAGGGTTGGTTGAAGAGGAAGTTCACGATTAAGACTTAAATAATAAAAAACATCTGTAATCGGTAGATTAATTATATGCATC from the Acetohalobium arabaticum DSM 5501 genome contains:
- a CDS encoding NAD(P)/FAD-dependent oxidoreductase, encoding MNNIKVAVVGAGISGLTAAYKLEEKGINPTIFEKEHKVGARFVNGEAMMHIINLPITDVFYYLSLNRELPLQPTLPIRKIIFYGPTNKATIVGDIGYITIRGNHERSLENQLAKLVDSPINYNNKPDYQKLKREFDEVIIATGDPRTIKKIDQWQQTDVSVKIIGATIEGKFNPTTVKMWLNHNLAPQGYAYLLPFGHKLASIAIATPHDIVDSKHLWSNFLDQLDFEFRIKDTFQVDHYEIGQTKTQQFDNTYLIGHAGGFVMPFLGFGQFSSIESGILVSQAITEGKDYNQLTDKLKKDYKVSLKLRKLFAKMSNNQYDKLVKALNNRVVKKMFLQRKINLAKIIGWLSTPLV